ATAGGCTGTGGACAGGACGGGGTTAATCCCCATCATATATACCAGAACAGGAAGCGTTAAGATACTCCCCCCTCCTCCGATCAGTCCGAGGCTGATGCCAATGAAAATGGAAGCCGAAAAGCCAATTAGTTGAATTGTGGTCATGCCCGTTTAACTTTTATGCAAAGCAACAGCACGCCCCGAGCCTTTTCCGTGATAATTGTTACACAGCCCGTTCATGAAGCTTAACTTGACATAGCCATGCTCGTCTGCGATTCATAAAACCAACAGTACTAAACGGCTACCATCTCAATTTTGCCCCGTTGCAACTTTAGTTTGTTCATTTTTTCGAGTTGCTTCAATAACCGCGAAATCACTTCACGGGAAGTAGCTAACTCATTGGCAATTTCTTCGTGGGTGATCGTCAGTTCGCGGCATTGACAATTCTGCATTTTTTTCTGAAGATAGGCCAGCAGTCGCTCGTCAAGTTTATGAAAGGTAACTTCGTCGATGGTGGTCAGCAGGTTGTCGAATCGTTTCTGGTAGGTCTGAAAAACAAATTGCTTCCAGGTCGAATAGCGGCAAAGCCACTCGTCCACTTTATCGACAGGTATGGCAATCAGTTCGGTTTCTTCCTCGGCAACAGCCGTAATTTCACTGCGTCGGCTACCCAGGCAGCACGTAAGCGACATGGCACAGGCATCCAGACCGCCCAGGTAATAGAGCAACGCTTCGCGGCCTTCCTGATCAGGGCGCATGATTTTAACCGAGCCCCGAACAATTATTGGAACAGAACGGATGTATTCGCCCGGACGGATCAGATATTCTCCTGCCGGAACAATCTTCTGTTGGCCAACTTTAGCCAGATCGTCAAGCAAAGCGTATTCAAACTGACCTTTGAATGTTTCCTGTAGGTAGTTCAGGCTTATGTTCATAGCAACAAACATGGTTGAAGTCTATCGCTATCATTAACCGAAACCTAGTTTAGCAAGTTGCATTCCCTTCTAAAAAGACCTACACCAGACACAGCTTAAAATATGAGCTCACCATTCAGGCTACGCTCCCAAAGGCCCGATGCAACGGGTTCGTTATCGGCCAGAACAGCTAACGGAATCAGAGGATGATAAGCAAGTTGTACTCCGATTAAGTAATACGTCAAGTAAGGACCGATGGTGCGAAGCGGTTACCAGCAGATCGACATAGTGCGATTCTACATAGTTACTAATACCGGCCTGTAACCCAACATGCGATTCGATTACTTCAGTTGTGTTGAGATCAGCAAATCGGGATTGGAACGCTTCACGAATAGCTTTATCAGGGGCTGACGTCATGGCGTCCTTAGCCAAAATCGTCAGAAAGGTAAGCTGCGCGTGGTGATTGCCGACTAAGTCCTGTAACGCTTTAGCGCCAGCGAAGCCGAGCGGCTGGTAGTCGGTAGCCAACACAACGTTGAGCAGTGGCCCCGGCTGGCTGGTGGCCGGAATCACAAGCACATGGCACCGATTAGCCCGCACCAGTGCCGTAGCGACACTCCCAAATCTGATCGTCTTTTCGCTCCCCGTTGCGCCGACTACTACCCAGTCAACATGTTCAGCCTGAAGCATCATACTAATAGCCAGATCGGGTTCTACAGCCATCGCAACGGTTCGGAACTGGCAATTTGTATCTCGATTCGCGCTTGTTAGCTCCTCTGCCAGTTTCTGTAGATTGGCCTCAACCTGTTTTGTCAGATCAGCATATAACGCCAGCCCGTCGGGCGATACGCCCAGTGTGTTGCCACAGGCATTAAGCAGAACAAATTCAACGGGTGTTTTCGAGAAGTATCGGAGTGCGTGCTGAATCGCATTTTTCGATGCGGCCGAAAAATCGGTTGGGAGCAGAATCTTTTTCATTAGGAAGTGATTTTAGGTCGATACAAACTAATCCGGTTGACTCCGATACCTCAATGATACTGGTTAGTGCTTAAGCTGATCTAACGCAAGCTAGAGCTACTGCTACACTTCAAGAATCGGGATTGATTACTAGCGTCTTTATACGCTAGGTACCTAATAAAGAGCCGATTGATTGTAATCGATGGCCGTAATAGCCAGTTTATACCAGGTAAAATCGCCTGTTTTAAATTTCCAGGTGGCTGCTCCCTGCGTAGGTATACGAATACCATTGCAGAGGGCTCGGTAGGTATCGCTGGTGGTTGTCCAGGTATCCAGTATATAATGACTATCCGCTTGCCGGTAACGTTGTGCCTCAAAACCTGCAATATCTCCGTGGCTATTGAACCGAAATATACCCGAAGCCGTCACCCCTCCATAAGTCATCGTGGCTTTCGCTGATCGATCATCAACAGCCTCCCAACGAATATACGAACTCAGAACGGCCGTTGGGAACCATATAATTTCGCTCAGGAAACGTACCAGGGCTCCCTGGTCCATTTCGGGCCCTTTTTCATCAGCGATATTGATAAGCGACATAAACTGAATGGTCATTCCACCATGGCCATTTTTGTACTGGTCAAAACCATTTAGTTGAAGCAGGGGTGCCATCTGAATAGTAGCCTTCCAGACAAATCCGGGTTGGTCGACGGTAAAATACTGCTCAGCTTCGGCGGCCATCCACTTTCCATCCTGACGGGTTCGCATCAAACCCTGTTGCCGTAACCGAACGGTACGAATTTTCTCCTTACCCAACACGTCTGCCTTCATTAGCCACTGCTTTACCGGCTCTGGCAAGTTTACCAGCATATCCGTTGTTATAATTGTCCGGTCGAGAGGCTCTTTCGCCAGAAGCTGTTGCGCTGCCTGATCGGCTTTTTGGTCAAATCGCAGATTCGCATAGGCAAATCCAATTACGACCAGAACAATCAGATTAGCTATTGTTCCGGCTTTGGCATCGGGCCAGTACACAACGATGAGCGCCTGCGACACAACTATACTTAATAAGGCCGTTACCAGCCACAAGTCTTTCCGTAGTCCGTAGCTTACAGCCGCCAGAACAAACCCCACACAAGCAACTAACCAGCCGATACCCAGCACTTTCGCCATATCGGATGAAACGGGAATTAGGCTTCTTCCGGTCAGTTGAGGTAGAATTGCCAGTTGCCACTGACTGACAAACCCCATCAATTGTATTAATCCATGAGTGATTAATACCACTATAAACAAGACACGTAGCATGATTTATAGGCGGATAGACGGATGATCAGAATGGTCAAATAACTTTATCCATACAGGTGTACGTATGCAAACACCAAAGTGCCCTATGCAGACACTGGTAATCGGTTAGTTCCTTTGACTAGTTCACGATTTAGGTTTCATTGTGGTGTTGGTTTAGCCAGGTCGGTTTCGATATACTGGCCATCATTACCAAATACTGCCACTACCGGTTTGCCATCAAAAACAAAATGGGCATATGAATAATCGGCGTTAC
This window of the Spirosoma aerolatum genome carries:
- a CDS encoding universal stress protein, translated to MKKILLPTDFSAASKNAIQHALRYFSKTPVEFVLLNACGNTLGVSPDGLALYADLTKQVEANLQKLAEELTSANRDTNCQFRTVAMAVEPDLAISMMLQAEHVDWVVVGATGSEKTIRFGSVATALVRANRCHVLVIPATSQPGPLLNVVLATDYQPLGFAGAKALQDLVGNHHAQLTFLTILAKDAMTSAPDKAIREAFQSRFADLNTTEVIESHVGLQAGISNYVESHYVDLLVTASHHRSLLDVLLNRSTTCLSSSDSVSCSGR
- a CDS encoding DUF6544 family protein, with the protein product MLRVLFIVVLITHGLIQLMGFVSQWQLAILPQLTGRSLIPVSSDMAKVLGIGWLVACVGFVLAAVSYGLRKDLWLVTALLSIVVSQALIVVYWPDAKAGTIANLIVLVVIGFAYANLRFDQKADQAAQQLLAKEPLDRTIITTDMLVNLPEPVKQWLMKADVLGKEKIRTVRLRQQGLMRTRQDGKWMAAEAEQYFTVDQPGFVWKATIQMAPLLQLNGFDQYKNGHGGMTIQFMSLINIADEKGPEMDQGALVRFLSEIIWFPTAVLSSYIRWEAVDDRSAKATMTYGGVTASGIFRFNSHGDIAGFEAQRYRQADSHYILDTWTTTSDTYRALCNGIRIPTQGAATWKFKTGDFTWYKLAITAIDYNQSALY
- a CDS encoding Crp/Fnr family transcriptional regulator, translating into MNISLNYLQETFKGQFEYALLDDLAKVGQQKIVPAGEYLIRPGEYIRSVPIIVRGSVKIMRPDQEGREALLYYLGGLDACAMSLTCCLGSRRSEITAVAEEETELIAIPVDKVDEWLCRYSTWKQFVFQTYQKRFDNLLTTIDEVTFHKLDERLLAYLQKKMQNCQCRELTITHEEIANELATSREVISRLLKQLEKMNKLKLQRGKIEMVAV